A section of the candidate division KSB1 bacterium genome encodes:
- a CDS encoding dihydroorotate dehydrogenase electron transfer subunit has product MSKNYVYHSELIEKEWLNDSYFTLRFFCPEIAQICLPGQFVNLKMSDLYDPLLRRPMSIYKCNRQEGWIEFLLKVVGKGTLGFSTVKKGEFFGLFGPLGNGFNSNEIQSAILIGGGIGIAPLVFLAEELAGNGISINFIQGFRSKNEYCCGDEIMPFVNQLLISTDDGSFGIQGDVAQVLNKLIAENSSLKNSTLLACGPNQMMESIEKICLSQNIKAQFSVETHMACGFGVCVGCPMPKSDGSGYYLSCIDGPVFNLGEIKFE; this is encoded by the coding sequence TTGAGTAAAAATTATGTCTATCATTCGGAATTAATTGAAAAAGAATGGCTTAACGATTCTTATTTTACTCTTCGTTTTTTTTGTCCGGAAATTGCACAAATTTGTCTACCCGGACAATTTGTTAACCTAAAAATGTCAGATTTGTACGACCCCCTCCTAAGACGGCCAATGAGCATTTACAAATGCAACCGTCAAGAGGGATGGATCGAATTTTTGCTAAAAGTGGTAGGGAAGGGCACTTTGGGATTCTCGACTGTAAAAAAAGGAGAATTTTTTGGTTTATTTGGTCCTTTAGGGAATGGATTTAATAGCAATGAAATTCAAAGCGCTATTCTTATTGGGGGTGGAATTGGAATTGCACCATTAGTGTTTTTGGCTGAGGAGCTGGCTGGAAATGGCATCTCCATAAACTTCATCCAGGGTTTTCGTTCAAAAAATGAATACTGTTGTGGAGATGAAATTATGCCCTTTGTGAACCAACTGTTAATTTCAACTGATGATGGCAGCTTTGGTATTCAAGGTGATGTTGCGCAAGTGCTAAATAAATTGATCGCCGAAAATAGTAGTCTTAAAAATTCGACATTATTGGCTTGCGGACCCAATCAAATGATGGAATCTATCGAAAAAATTTGCTTATCTCAAAATATAAAAGCCCAGTTTTCTGTCGAAACACACATGGCATGCGGCTTCGGAGTTTGTGTCGGTTGTCCCATGCCAAAATCCGACGGATCCGGCTATTATTTGTCATGTATCGACGGTCCTGTTTTTAATTTGGGTGAAATAAAGTTTGAGTAA
- a CDS encoding dihydroorotate dehydrogenase, with the protein MSKLTVKLGPLELENPILTASGTFGYGKEFAEFINLDRLGGIVTKSLTPNPRPGNPPHRVVEVTGAMLNSIGLANVGVDLFIQDKMPFLQTLECKVIVNIAGESLDEYLIVLTKLETVNNGIDAYEINLSCPNVKEGGRTFGKDPRQVHRITSALRELTNKPLIIKLTPEVSDIGELGLAAQEGGADIISAINTFIGMAINTKKRKAVLGTITGGFSGPALKPLALAKVYALSQVVSIPIIGIGGIFTVTDVVEFLLAGASAVQIGTANYIEPKISEKLVDDLHQYCEENKLESITELIGTL; encoded by the coding sequence TTGAGTAAATTGACTGTTAAACTGGGGCCATTAGAATTAGAAAATCCAATTTTAACCGCTTCAGGGACTTTTGGTTACGGAAAAGAATTTGCAGAATTTATCAATCTTGACAGACTAGGAGGAATCGTTACAAAATCTCTTACTCCCAATCCTCGCCCCGGAAATCCACCTCATCGTGTGGTAGAAGTTACAGGAGCCATGCTCAATTCAATTGGTTTGGCCAACGTTGGCGTAGATTTATTTATTCAGGATAAAATGCCATTTCTCCAAACCTTGGAATGCAAGGTTATCGTCAATATTGCAGGTGAGAGCCTTGATGAATACTTAATTGTCCTCACAAAATTAGAAACTGTTAATAATGGAATTGATGCATATGAAATAAATCTGTCATGTCCAAACGTAAAGGAAGGTGGTAGGACTTTTGGCAAAGATCCCAGACAAGTACATCGAATTACGTCGGCATTACGGGAATTGACGAATAAACCGCTGATTATCAAATTGACTCCGGAAGTATCAGATATCGGTGAATTGGGGCTTGCAGCGCAAGAAGGTGGAGCGGACATCATTTCTGCAATAAACACGTTTATCGGGATGGCAATTAACACAAAAAAAAGAAAAGCGGTTTTGGGAACCATAACCGGTGGATTCTCTGGACCAGCACTAAAGCCGTTAGCTCTAGCAAAGGTCTATGCCCTTAGCCAGGTCGTTTCAATACCCATCATAGGAATCGGAGGTATTTTTACAGTAACCGACGTCGTTGAATTTCTATTGGCGGGGGCCTCTGCGGTTCAAATAGGGACCGCAAATTATATTGAGCCGAAAATCAGCGAAAAACTGGTTGATGATCTACATCAGTATTGCGAAGAAAACAAATTAGAATCTATCACGGAATTAATCGGAACCCTCTAA
- a CDS encoding phosphatidate cytidylyltransferase, with protein MAFAQLKSRVLVTIVGAPIVLCCVYFGNWPFLIFIAAIFVLSLREFFELSKNKGVVPNLLISIIAGLLLLYDMYFSRGEYFIPIISVYLVLISILQLWETRGSQIQNLSVNFFAVGYLGMLLSFFVGIRQLPLDLNIDYNQGGIWAITILAIFWIGDTIAYFVGSSIGKHKLATRVSPKKTIEGAIAGFISMLMVAYLSKMLFLPEWSWLDATVIGVICGTVGQMSDLVESLFKRDAGVKDTSNILPGHGGIFDRFDVLFLVSPLIFFYLKYFSSVSH; from the coding sequence ATGGCATTTGCACAGCTTAAATCTCGAGTCCTCGTTACAATTGTCGGGGCGCCTATTGTTTTGTGTTGTGTATATTTTGGAAACTGGCCTTTCCTTATATTCATTGCGGCGATATTTGTCCTATCGTTAAGGGAATTCTTTGAGCTATCTAAAAATAAGGGTGTCGTTCCCAATTTATTAATTTCTATTATAGCCGGTTTGCTACTTTTATATGACATGTATTTTTCTCGCGGCGAATATTTTATACCTATCATCAGTGTTTATCTGGTTCTCATCAGCATTTTACAATTATGGGAAACCAGGGGGTCGCAGATTCAAAATCTCTCCGTTAATTTTTTTGCTGTCGGATATTTAGGAATGCTGCTAAGTTTTTTTGTTGGGATCCGCCAATTACCCCTTGATTTGAATATTGACTATAACCAGGGCGGAATTTGGGCTATTACTATATTGGCGATTTTTTGGATTGGGGATACGATAGCTTATTTTGTAGGAAGCAGCATAGGAAAACATAAATTGGCGACAAGAGTCAGCCCAAAAAAAACAATCGAGGGTGCGATTGCAGGATTTATCTCCATGCTTATGGTGGCGTATTTATCCAAAATGTTATTTTTACCGGAATGGAGTTGGTTAGATGCTACTGTCATCGGTGTAATTTGCGGAACTGTTGGACAAATGAGTGATTTGGTCGAATCGTTATTTAAACGGGATGCTGGTGTAAAAGACACCTCGAATATCCTGCCAGGACATGGTGGTATATTCGATCGCTTTGATGTCCTTTTTCTTGTCTCACCCCTCATTTTCTTTTATTTAAAATACTTTTCCTCGGTAAGCCATTGA
- a CDS encoding cold-shock protein: METGTVKWFNSSKGYGFINREEGEDVFVHFNAIVSEGYKSLEEGDKVQFDVERGPKGLQATNVSKV, translated from the coding sequence ATGGAAACAGGAACAGTAAAATGGTTCAATAGCTCTAAGGGTTATGGATTCATCAATCGAGAAGAGGGCGAAGACGTATTTGTCCATTTTAATGCCATCGTAAGTGAGGGTTATAAATCATTGGAAGAGGGAGACAAAGTCCAGTTTGATGTCGAACGTGGACCTAAAGGCTTACAAGCAACTAACGTTTCAAAAGTATAG
- a CDS encoding DeoR/GlpR transcriptional regulator, which produces MILNERQDTYMMEVDIKKAIIKRSKELIAVVDGSKFSQVGLASFAFPERINPIVTDVSTTREAVKAFRKKGIEVLISQTQSRQD; this is translated from the coding sequence ATGATACTGAATGAACGTCAAGATACCTATATGATGGAAGTGGATATTAAAAAAGCCATTATTAAACGTTCCAAAGAATTAATTGCTGTTGTTGACGGCAGTAAATTTAGTCAGGTCGGCCTGGCATCCTTTGCCTTTCCAGAAAGAATTAATCCCATCGTTACCGATGTGAGTACAACCAGGGAAGCAGTAAAAGCTTTCCGGAAAAAAGGCATTGAAGTTTTAATTTCCCAAACACAAAGCCGGCAAGATTAA
- the rhaI gene encoding L-rhamnose isomerase, which yields METSDNYRYLQEDLAKSGLDIEIIKSKLKAQLIETPSWGYGNSGTRFKTFAWPGAARNIYEKIVDAAYVHKLTGIAPSIALHIPWDKTDDWQFLGKFAREKGLNIGAINPNVFQDDQYKLGSLCSPFAKSREHAVAHMVECCDIMKATGSDILSIWLADGTNYAGQDDLSLRKERLEEGLRTIYANLPTNSRMLIEYKFFEPAFYHSDLADWGMAYVMACKCGKQAEVLVDTGHHAQGTNIGHIVAFLLSEGKLGGFHFNARKYADDDLIVGTQNPYELFDIFTQLVVNEQRAASIAYMIDQSHNIEPKLEAMIYSIMNCQQAYAKALIVNYTALRAAQESGDVLGAHRLHTEAFETDVRPLLAQVRIEMGLHPDPIEAYRMDDYEDKITRERGTETGSGGYPTDR from the coding sequence ATGGAAACTTCGGACAATTACCGCTATTTGCAAGAAGACCTTGCGAAAAGTGGATTAGACATTGAAATTATAAAGAGCAAACTGAAAGCTCAGCTAATCGAAACCCCGAGCTGGGGATACGGAAACAGCGGCACCCGGTTCAAGACTTTCGCCTGGCCTGGAGCCGCACGAAATATCTATGAAAAAATAGTTGATGCGGCATACGTGCACAAGCTCACTGGAATAGCGCCCTCAATTGCCCTTCATATTCCATGGGATAAAACGGATGACTGGCAGTTCCTGGGTAAATTTGCCAGGGAAAAGGGATTAAACATCGGGGCGATCAATCCCAATGTGTTTCAAGATGACCAATACAAGCTGGGGTCACTGTGCAGTCCTTTTGCCAAGTCGCGTGAACATGCCGTTGCCCACATGGTGGAATGCTGCGACATCATGAAAGCAACCGGCAGTGATATTTTAAGCATCTGGCTGGCGGATGGGACCAACTATGCCGGGCAAGATGACCTTTCCCTTCGTAAAGAGCGACTGGAAGAAGGGCTGCGAACCATCTATGCAAACCTGCCCACAAATAGCCGCATGCTCATTGAATATAAATTTTTTGAACCGGCGTTCTACCATAGCGATCTTGCCGACTGGGGTATGGCCTATGTGATGGCCTGTAAATGCGGTAAGCAAGCAGAAGTCCTTGTCGATACCGGTCATCATGCCCAGGGCACCAATATTGGCCATATTGTTGCCTTTTTATTGAGCGAAGGGAAACTAGGTGGTTTTCATTTCAACGCCCGGAAATATGCTGACGACGATCTTATTGTGGGCACACAGAATCCTTACGAGCTCTTTGACATATTTACACAATTGGTTGTCAATGAACAGCGTGCGGCAAGCATAGCCTACATGATCGATCAAAGCCACAATATTGAACCAAAACTGGAAGCGATGATTTACAGTATTATGAACTGCCAACAGGCATACGCCAAAGCGCTCATTGTCAATTACACTGCCTTGCGTGCTGCTCAGGAATCTGGCGATGTTCTGGGTGCCCATCGCTTACATACAGAAGCTTTTGAAACGGATGTGCGCCCCCTGTTAGCTCAGGTAAGAATAGAGATGGGATTGCATCCCGATCCGATTGAGGCTTATCGCATGGATGATTATGAAGACAAAATTACTCGAGAACGCGGTACGGAAACTGGCAGCGGTGGGTATCCGACAGACCGCTAA
- a CDS encoding rhamnulokinase: MAVHLNDNGLELSSVHRFLNRPIMIRNTLHWNILQLWQDIQDGIDKAKDLSSASIGVDTWGVDFALLDNHDQLLGIPVHYRDHRTDGIMEKAFRKVSREEIFQQTGIQFMPINTIYQLYSMVLNGSASLRLAHTFLTIPDLLNFWLTGVKTCEFTNATTTQLYNPTVGNWAKPVLDKLAISETIFPSITLPGTRLGKYHGIPVIAPACHDTGSAVAAIPAKNPDYAYISSGTWSLVGIEIENPIISPEALEANLTNEGGVENTFRLLKNVMGLWIFQQCRNTFTKKGKLLSYQQLMALASQALPLQHFINPNDLMFLPPGDHPQLIQSFCKETGQSIPENEGAIIRCVLESLAFSYRKVLTDILQISGREVNIIHIVGGGSKNVLLCQMTANVTHLPVVAGPDEATVLGNALTQLIALGEISNIHEARQLIAKMGVLKHYFSHDHDQWDKAYERFLKIIAKHK, from the coding sequence ATGGCTGTTCATTTAAACGATAATGGACTGGAACTCTCCTCGGTGCATCGTTTTTTAAACCGCCCGATTATGATCCGCAATACTTTGCATTGGAATATTTTACAGCTCTGGCAGGATATCCAGGACGGCATTGATAAAGCAAAAGACCTGTCCTCCGCCAGCATCGGGGTAGACACGTGGGGTGTAGATTTTGCTCTTCTGGACAATCACGATCAGCTGTTGGGTATTCCAGTGCATTACCGCGATCATCGCACCGATGGCATAATGGAAAAAGCCTTCCGGAAGGTATCCCGGGAAGAAATTTTCCAACAAACGGGTATTCAGTTCATGCCTATCAATACCATTTATCAGTTGTATAGCATGGTCTTGAATGGATCAGCGTCACTTCGGCTTGCTCACACCTTTCTTACCATACCGGATTTGTTGAATTTTTGGCTAACGGGTGTAAAAACCTGTGAATTTACCAATGCCACCACCACCCAGCTATATAATCCGACAGTTGGTAACTGGGCAAAACCCGTCCTTGACAAGTTGGCCATATCTGAAACGATTTTCCCATCCATTACATTGCCGGGCACTCGACTCGGTAAATATCATGGTATACCCGTAATTGCCCCGGCCTGTCATGATACTGGTAGCGCGGTCGCTGCCATTCCGGCTAAAAATCCGGATTATGCTTATATCAGCAGTGGTACCTGGAGCCTTGTGGGTATCGAAATCGAAAACCCGATTATCAGTCCAGAAGCACTTGAGGCGAACTTGACCAATGAGGGTGGTGTAGAAAATACGTTTCGGTTGTTAAAAAATGTAATGGGATTGTGGATTTTCCAACAATGTCGCAATACTTTTACAAAAAAAGGTAAGTTACTAAGTTATCAACAACTTATGGCTTTAGCAAGCCAGGCGCTGCCATTACAACATTTCATCAACCCCAATGACCTGATGTTTTTACCACCCGGGGATCACCCTCAACTCATTCAGAGCTTCTGCAAGGAAACCGGGCAGTCGATTCCCGAAAACGAAGGAGCCATTATCCGCTGCGTTCTGGAAAGCCTGGCATTCTCCTATAGGAAGGTTTTAACGGATATACTGCAGATATCCGGACGTGAAGTAAACATCATTCACATTGTAGGGGGAGGATCAAAAAACGTACTGCTCTGCCAGATGACCGCTAATGTCACGCATTTGCCGGTGGTTGCCGGGCCCGATGAAGCAACAGTGCTTGGCAATGCCTTGACGCAACTCATTGCGTTGGGTGAAATTAGTAACATTCATGAAGCGCGACAGTTGATTGCAAAAATGGGCGTTTTGAAGCATTACTTTAGTCATGACCATGACCAATGGGATAAGGCCTATGAGAGGTTTTTAAAAATTATTGCCAAACATAAGTAA
- a CDS encoding bifunctional rhamnulose-1-phosphate aldolase/short-chain dehydrogenase, with the protein MSNFNRNDFQHVNYAWDDSRVEALDAVEHLVYRSNILGDDLRITNTCGGNTSSKISMKDPLTGEEIEVLWVKGSGGDLRTSTKANFASLYLSKLKNLKRIYDQAAVKGVKSPIEDQMVAIYPHTVFNLNPRASSIDTPLHAFVPFKHVDHMHPNSVIAVAASRDGKQLTREIYGDAVGWIDWQRPGFDLGIKIEAACRENPQLKGLVMGQHGLINWSDDHKECYELTLELIEIAARYIEANDRGEQTFGGQKYPVLNSTTREDLLFKLLPRLRGMVSQEQKFISTVQSDDAILQFVNSNDAERLAEIGTSCPDHFLRTKIKPLYIDWNPATENVDELLKQFHTGLVRYREDYIAYYKACKYPDSPLMRNPNPTVILIPGLGMITWGKNKSESRVTAEFYNCAVEVMRGAEAISEYVALPRQEAFDIEYWLLEEAKLKRMPPAKEFAHDVVVVIGAGSGIGNATANCVAKYGAHVVCADLDGDAAVQTAKELTDIYGLGIGVAGSGISTCGPAIGLSVDITNRESIRKLFKDTILAYGGIDHVIITAGIFVPPSNEGSIPDEMWGKTFDVNVIGCYFVADEAQKIWNSQRLKGSMVITTSVNAAISKEGSIAYDVSKAAANHLVRELAIEMAPNIRVNGLAPATVLHGSNMFPRDRVISSLVKYEIPFSETESTETLRDKLAKYYAQRTLIKSPVTMEDQAEVACLLISNKFSKTTGQIISVDGGLHEAFLR; encoded by the coding sequence ATGTCAAACTTTAATAGAAACGATTTCCAACATGTGAATTACGCCTGGGATGACTCCCGGGTAGAGGCGCTAGATGCGGTTGAACATCTGGTTTATCGCTCAAACATTCTGGGCGACGACCTGCGAATTACCAATACTTGTGGCGGTAACACCTCATCAAAAATTTCCATGAAAGATCCTCTTACCGGTGAAGAGATCGAAGTGTTATGGGTAAAGGGTTCCGGGGGAGATTTACGTACGTCTACCAAGGCGAATTTTGCTTCTCTTTACCTTAGTAAATTAAAGAACCTGAAAAGAATCTATGATCAGGCTGCGGTTAAAGGTGTCAAAAGTCCCATTGAGGATCAGATGGTGGCCATTTATCCGCATACGGTTTTCAACCTGAATCCCCGCGCCAGTTCTATTGATACGCCTTTGCACGCCTTTGTTCCTTTTAAGCATGTCGATCACATGCACCCAAACTCCGTCATTGCCGTTGCCGCCTCCCGTGATGGGAAGCAATTAACACGGGAAATATACGGCGATGCAGTTGGCTGGATTGACTGGCAGCGTCCTGGCTTTGACCTGGGTATAAAGATCGAAGCGGCGTGTCGAGAGAATCCGCAACTGAAGGGTTTGGTAATGGGGCAGCACGGCCTGATCAACTGGTCCGATGACCATAAAGAATGCTATGAACTGACCCTGGAACTGATCGAAATAGCGGCTCGGTACATCGAAGCCAATGACAGGGGAGAACAGACGTTTGGCGGTCAAAAATACCCTGTATTAAATAGCACAACGAGAGAAGATTTATTATTCAAATTGTTACCTCGTTTGCGCGGAATGGTGTCACAGGAGCAAAAGTTTATTTCTACGGTCCAATCGGATGATGCCATTTTGCAGTTTGTTAATAGTAACGATGCGGAAAGGCTTGCGGAAATTGGTACCTCATGCCCGGATCATTTTTTACGCACAAAAATTAAACCGTTATATATCGACTGGAACCCCGCAACTGAGAATGTTGACGAGCTGTTAAAGCAATTCCATACCGGTTTAGTTCGTTATCGGGAAGATTATATTGCATACTATAAAGCCTGCAAGTATCCCGACTCTCCCCTGATGCGAAATCCCAACCCCACCGTGATACTAATCCCTGGGTTGGGCATGATCACCTGGGGAAAGAACAAAAGTGAGTCACGGGTGACGGCCGAATTTTACAATTGCGCCGTGGAAGTCATGCGTGGCGCGGAAGCGATTAGCGAATACGTTGCTTTACCACGACAGGAAGCTTTTGACATCGAATACTGGCTACTCGAAGAAGCCAAATTGAAACGGATGCCCCCGGCAAAAGAATTTGCGCACGATGTTGTTGTGGTTATCGGGGCCGGAAGTGGTATAGGCAATGCCACCGCGAATTGCGTTGCCAAATACGGCGCACATGTGGTCTGTGCAGATCTGGATGGTGATGCAGCCGTGCAAACAGCAAAAGAACTCACCGATATTTACGGATTGGGCATTGGAGTTGCGGGTAGCGGGATTTCCACCTGCGGACCAGCCATTGGTTTATCCGTAGATATCACAAACCGGGAAAGTATCCGGAAACTGTTTAAGGATACGATACTTGCTTATGGCGGCATCGATCATGTGATTATCACTGCGGGCATTTTTGTACCACCCTCAAACGAAGGCAGCATACCAGATGAGATGTGGGGTAAAACCTTTGACGTCAACGTAATCGGTTGTTATTTCGTTGCCGATGAAGCCCAGAAAATCTGGAATTCACAAAGATTGAAAGGCAGCATGGTAATTACTACCAGCGTTAATGCCGCCATTTCTAAAGAAGGATCTATTGCCTACGATGTCAGCAAAGCGGCAGCCAACCATCTGGTGCGAGAATTGGCTATTGAAATGGCGCCCAATATTCGGGTCAACGGACTTGCGCCGGCAACTGTCCTACATGGTAGCAATATGTTTCCCCGTGATCGTGTTATCAGTTCTTTGGTAAAATATGAAATTCCATTTTCAGAAACGGAATCCACTGAAACACTGCGCGACAAGTTGGCCAAATATTATGCTCAACGAACCCTAATTAAATCACCGGTCACAATGGAAGATCAGGCAGAAGTAGCCTGTCTGTTAATCAGCAATAAATTCAGTAAAACCACCGGTCAGATTATTAGCGTGGATGGGGGCTTGCATGAGGCGTTTTTAAGGTAG